In Petrotoga sp. 9PW.55.5.1, a genomic segment contains:
- the thrS gene encoding threonine--tRNA ligase: protein MVKITFPDNSVKEFEKGVTPADIAKSISEGLFRNSIAAEINGELKDLNTSITEDSTIKLITLGDEIAPKIYRHTMAHIMAQAVVIIFGKDKVKLAIGPVIEDGFYYDFDIEGYSLSEEDFSKIEEEMKKIIKEDISITRKELSKEEAKELFKDQPYKVELIEELPGNKVSVYYQGDFFDLCRGPHLPSTGYVKYFKLLSVSGAYWRGNENNKMLQRIYATAFSKKKDLEDYLTMLEEAKKRDHRKLGPKLDLFMLQSEMAPGMPFFLPNGKIILNELMSFSREIHKKYGYEEVETPQIMNIKLWHQSGHWDHYQENMFFTEKEDMPMAVKPMNCPGHILIYKNKFISYRDLPIRMFEFGKVHRYERSGVLHGLFRVRAFTQDDAHIFCTQSQIEEEIIKVIQLTNEIYSTFDFKYEAILSTMPEDHMGDLESWERATNALKLALEKSNIKYRIDEGEGAFYGPKIDFNLTDSLGRKWQCTTIQLDFQMPERFDLVYADENDEQKRPVMIHRAILGSLERFFGILVENFAGEFPTWLSPTQISIIPVSEKYNEEAKKFAQELDKENIRVYVNDSDSTVGYKIRSEQMKKIPYMIVFGEKEVSGDTINVRTRDGKTVENISRKDFIATIKKEIKNKNLKLSYS, encoded by the coding sequence ATGGTTAAAATAACTTTTCCTGATAATTCGGTTAAAGAATTCGAAAAGGGAGTAACACCGGCGGATATAGCAAAAAGTATATCTGAGGGGTTATTTAGGAACTCTATTGCTGCAGAAATAAATGGTGAGTTAAAGGATTTAAATACTTCTATTACCGAAGATTCTACCATTAAACTGATAACTTTAGGTGATGAAATAGCTCCTAAAATATATAGGCATACAATGGCTCACATTATGGCTCAAGCAGTGGTAATAATCTTTGGAAAAGATAAAGTGAAATTGGCTATAGGACCAGTTATAGAAGATGGATTTTACTATGATTTTGATATTGAAGGATACAGTCTCTCAGAAGAAGATTTTTCAAAAATAGAAGAAGAAATGAAAAAAATTATAAAAGAAGATATCTCTATAACAAGAAAAGAACTTTCCAAAGAAGAGGCTAAAGAATTATTTAAGGATCAACCGTACAAAGTTGAATTGATTGAGGAACTTCCAGGGAATAAAGTTTCCGTTTATTACCAAGGAGATTTCTTTGATCTATGTAGGGGTCCTCATCTTCCTTCAACTGGATACGTTAAATATTTTAAACTTCTTTCAGTTTCGGGGGCATATTGGCGAGGAAATGAAAATAATAAGATGCTTCAAAGGATATATGCAACGGCTTTTTCAAAAAAGAAAGACTTAGAAGATTATCTAACTATGTTGGAAGAAGCAAAAAAAAGAGATCATAGAAAACTAGGTCCTAAATTAGATTTATTTATGTTGCAATCCGAAATGGCGCCAGGTATGCCTTTCTTTTTACCAAATGGTAAGATTATACTGAACGAATTAATGTCTTTTTCACGAGAGATTCACAAGAAATATGGATACGAAGAGGTTGAAACTCCACAAATAATGAACATTAAATTATGGCATCAATCTGGTCACTGGGATCATTATCAAGAGAACATGTTCTTTACAGAAAAAGAAGATATGCCTATGGCTGTAAAACCTATGAATTGTCCTGGCCATATCTTAATATATAAGAATAAGTTTATAAGTTACAGAGATCTTCCGATAAGAATGTTTGAATTCGGTAAAGTTCACAGGTATGAAAGAAGTGGAGTTTTACATGGATTATTTAGAGTAAGAGCTTTCACACAAGATGATGCCCATATTTTCTGTACTCAATCACAAATAGAAGAAGAAATAATAAAAGTCATACAACTCACAAATGAGATATATTCAACGTTTGATTTTAAATACGAGGCAATATTGAGTACAATGCCTGAAGATCACATGGGAGATTTGGAAAGCTGGGAAAGAGCCACAAACGCCTTAAAACTAGCTTTGGAAAAATCTAACATTAAATATCGGATTGATGAGGGAGAAGGAGCTTTCTATGGTCCCAAGATTGATTTTAATCTAACTGATTCATTAGGAAGAAAATGGCAGTGTACCACTATTCAACTTGATTTTCAAATGCCAGAAAGGTTTGACCTGGTTTATGCAGATGAAAATGACGAACAAAAAAGACCTGTAATGATTCATAGGGCTATTTTGGGTTCTCTAGAAAGGTTTTTTGGTATATTAGTAGAAAATTTTGCTGGAGAATTTCCAACTTGGCTATCTCCAACGCAAATTTCCATAATTCCTGTTTCTGAAAAGTACAATGAAGAAGCAAAGAAGTTTGCTCAAGAACTTGACAAAGAAAATATTAGAGTTTATGTAAATGACTCTGATTCAACTGTTGGTTACAAAATACGAAGCGAACAGATGAAAAAGATACCTTACATGATAGTTTTTGGGGAAAAGGAAGTAAGTGGTGATACCATAAATGTAAGAACCAGAGATGGGAAAACAGTGGAAAATATTTCAAGAAAAGATTTTATAGCCACTATCAAAAAAGAGATAAAAAACAAAAATTTAAAATTGAGTTATTCATAA
- the prfA gene encoding peptide chain release factor 1, whose amino-acid sequence MNILDFKEEVKKKIEELEKQLSDPEVTNDVEQLKKLGQDHSRLSELDGLFSSYEEVLEDKKTLKEMYDDGEISEEEYQSMLSEIEKKEGKIEKRILEGLVTQDKYDERNIIMEIRAGTGGDEASLFASELMRMYLRYAERKGWKYETLDLNENELGGIKTAIIKIKGKDVYRRFKYESGVHRVQRVPQTESSGRIHTSTATVAVLPEATDIDVQINENDLRIDTYRASGAGGQYVNKTDSAVRITHLPTGIVVTCQNERSQHQNKEKALNILRTKLFEIKLNEQQSQLIQERKSQIGSGDRSEKIRTYNFPQNRITDHRIHYTTHRINELLDGDLDEIIDKLIERDLKAKLESLTI is encoded by the coding sequence TTGAACATATTAGATTTTAAAGAGGAAGTTAAGAAAAAAATAGAAGAATTGGAAAAACAATTAAGTGATCCAGAGGTAACCAATGATGTAGAACAACTGAAAAAACTAGGTCAAGATCATTCTCGTTTATCGGAATTAGATGGTCTATTTAGTAGTTATGAAGAAGTGTTAGAAGATAAGAAAACCTTGAAAGAAATGTATGACGATGGAGAGATTTCTGAGGAAGAATATCAATCTATGCTAAGTGAGATAGAAAAAAAAGAAGGGAAGATAGAAAAACGGATTTTGGAAGGTTTAGTTACACAAGATAAATACGATGAAAGAAATATAATAATGGAAATAAGGGCAGGAACAGGCGGGGACGAAGCAAGTCTTTTTGCTTCAGAATTGATGAGAATGTATCTCCGTTATGCCGAAAGAAAGGGTTGGAAGTATGAAACACTAGATCTTAACGAAAACGAACTAGGGGGAATAAAAACCGCTATAATAAAAATAAAAGGAAAAGATGTTTACAGGAGATTTAAATATGAAAGCGGAGTACACAGGGTGCAACGCGTGCCTCAAACAGAATCTTCTGGAAGAATACATACATCAACCGCAACAGTGGCTGTTCTGCCAGAAGCTACAGATATAGATGTTCAAATTAACGAAAATGATTTAAGGATAGATACTTACAGAGCAAGTGGTGCAGGAGGTCAATACGTAAATAAAACGGATTCGGCAGTTAGAATAACTCATCTTCCAACAGGGATAGTGGTTACTTGTCAAAATGAAAGGTCTCAGCACCAAAACAAAGAGAAAGCATTAAACATATTACGAACTAAGCTTTTTGAAATAAAATTGAATGAGCAACAATCTCAACTTATTCAAGAAAGAAAATCTCAAATAGGTAGCGGGGATAGAAGCGAAAAAATCAGAACTTATAATTTCCCACAAAACAGAATTACAGATCACAGAATTCATTATACAACTCATAGAATAAATGAATTACTTGATGGTGACTTAGATGAAATTATAGATAAACTTATAGAAAGAGATTTAAAAGCAAAACTTGAAAGTTTAACGATATAA
- the iadA gene encoding beta-aspartyl-peptidase yields the protein MLTLIKDAEVYSPSYEGKKDVLIGGGKILYIQENIKLDTNLQVDIVDGEGYLLVPGFIDSHVHIVGGGGEGGYNTRTPEITLSQIVKGGITTLVGVLGTDNATRSMENLIAKAKSLNVEGISCYAYTGSYHLPLKTFTKRIIDDIVFIEEIIGVGEIAISDHRGSQPTIEELTRLTSDARVGGILSKKAGIVNVHVGRGKNFVDPLIEVVKNSDLPITQFLPTHMNKGKESIQVCKEFIDLGGRVDFTTSSSEKRSKDDFSKPSKALKTLLDEGVNIDNISFSSDGQGSLPKFDEKGNFLKLDVADVCTLFEEVRDCVIQENIPLEEALKVITSNPANFLKLENKGQIKEGFDADLVLLQKDTLNIEKVMAKGKLLITIF from the coding sequence TTGTTAACATTAATAAAAGATGCAGAAGTTTACTCTCCTTCTTATGAAGGAAAGAAAGATGTCTTAATAGGTGGAGGAAAGATTTTATACATTCAAGAAAATATAAAATTAGATACAAATTTACAGGTAGATATAGTTGATGGAGAGGGTTATCTATTAGTTCCTGGTTTTATCGATTCTCACGTACATATTGTTGGTGGAGGTGGAGAAGGGGGATACAATACCAGAACTCCAGAAATTACCCTTTCTCAAATAGTAAAAGGCGGAATAACTACGTTGGTAGGTGTATTAGGAACAGATAATGCAACAAGAAGTATGGAGAACTTAATAGCTAAGGCTAAATCATTAAATGTAGAAGGAATTAGTTGTTACGCATATACTGGTTCTTATCATTTGCCTTTGAAGACTTTTACCAAAAGAATTATAGACGATATAGTTTTTATTGAAGAAATCATAGGTGTTGGAGAAATAGCTATTTCAGATCATCGAGGTTCTCAACCTACGATAGAAGAGTTGACAAGATTAACTTCGGATGCAAGAGTTGGAGGTATTTTGTCGAAAAAAGCTGGTATTGTCAATGTTCATGTTGGAAGAGGCAAAAATTTTGTAGACCCTTTAATAGAAGTGGTTAAGAACTCAGATTTGCCTATTACCCAGTTCTTGCCAACTCATATGAACAAAGGTAAAGAATCTATTCAGGTATGCAAAGAATTTATTGACTTAGGAGGGAGAGTGGATTTTACAACTAGTAGTTCTGAAAAGAGAAGCAAAGATGATTTTTCAAAACCTTCTAAAGCCTTGAAAACTTTATTGGACGAAGGGGTAAATATAGATAATATTTCTTTTTCTTCTGATGGTCAAGGAAGTCTACCAAAGTTTGATGAAAAAGGTAATTTCTTAAAATTGGATGTAGCAGATGTATGTACGCTTTTTGAAGAGGTAAGAGATTGCGTGATTCAAGAAAATATCCCATTAGAAGAGGCCTTAAAAGTCATTACTTCTAATCCTGCTAATTTTCTTAAATTAGAAAACAAAGGGCAAATAAAAGAAGGCTTCGATGCAGATTTGGTGTTATTACAAAAAGACACTTTGAATATTGAAAAAGTCATGGCAAAAGGGAAACTTCTAATAACCATTTTCTAA